One genomic region from Tripterygium wilfordii isolate XIE 37 chromosome 20, ASM1340144v1, whole genome shotgun sequence encodes:
- the LOC119986795 gene encoding (13S,14R)-1,13-dihydroxy-N-methylcanadine 13-O-acetyltransferase AT1-like, producing the protein MVAFEVHTTSPEIIRPSSPTPHHLRSYKLCALDQLVDGTVYSPVWYFYPFSKDHMSMSVESHLVTLKDSLSKSLTRFYPLAGRINSDSTTIDCNDEGALFRQAKVSCDMDDFLGQVSSEFELLYKLLPCQLTCPEGVEKVAQVAIQANVFVCGGIALGTCLLYRIVDGTTFTAFIRAWAEMARTNIKDFDGQEQVCGSSSLFPPNERLSTRLADLQVVVPPRADEAKRSSRIKRFFFDASAISSLRSKARSENVPHPTRIEAICALFWKCLASSTASTSVFINFVNIRKRLDPPLPALSLGNIYWLAIAVDDQITKSGKSDENKKELPYFVHLLRKSIKRIDSKYLKNFQGEQGFERICKFHENAKDLYSSSGLTLEVSAINRMGSYDADFGWGEPSWVTSAPSYRNEILLIETKSGDGIEASMMLDDHQLALLEHDPDFRAHTRSGQSVHQPLKRQLICNL; encoded by the coding sequence ATGGTGGCATTCGAAGTTCACACCACTTCACCAGAAATCATCAGACCATCTTCACCAACACCCCATCACCTTAGATCCTACAAACTCTGTGCTCTCGACCAGCTAGTGGATGGCACAGTATATTCTCCAGTATGGTACTTTTACCCCTTCTCAAAAGACCATATGTCCATGTCCGTGGAGAGCCACTTGGTCACCCTCAAAGATTCGTTATCAAAATCCCTAACTCGCTTTTACCCTTTGGCGGGGAGGATCAATAGTGATTCTACCACCATTGATTGTAACGATGAAGGAGCTCTATTTAGACAAGCCAAAGTAAGTTGTGATATGGATGATTTTCTTGGTCAGGTCTCTTCAGAATTTGAGTTATTATACAAGTTGCTTCCATGCCAACTTACTTGTCCGGAGGGCGTGGAAAAGGTGGCGCAAGTAGCAATCCAAGCCAACGTATTCGTATGCGGTGGTATTGCTTTAGGGACGTGTCTCCTGTACAGAATTGTGGATGGAACCACTTTTACTGCTTTCATCAGAGCATGGGCGGAGATGGCTCGTACCAACATTAAGGATTTTGATGGTCAAGAACAAGTGTGTGGTAGTTCTTCATTGTTCCCACCAAATGAACGTTTGTCGACTCGTTTAGCGGACTTGCAAGTAGTAGTGCCACCGAGAGCTGATGAAGCCAAAAGAAGCAGCAGGATAAAAAGGTTTTTCTTTGATGCAAGTGCCATATCCTCTCTCAGGTCCAAGGCAAGAAGTGAAAATGTCCCTCACCCAACTCGTATCGAAGCAATCTGTGCACTTTTCTGGAAATGCCTGGCCAGTAGTACTGCTTCCACATCTGTGTTCATCAATTTTGTTAATATACGGAAAAGGTTAGATCCTCCATTACCCGCTCTCTCTCTGGGAAATATTTATTGGCTGGCGATCGCGgtagatgaccaaattactaAGAGTGGTAAAAGTGATGAGAATAAGAAGGAACTACCTTACTTTGTCCATCTTCTGAGGAAATCCATCAAGAGAATTGATTCCAAGTATTTGAAGAATTTCCAAGGTGAACAAGGGTTTGAGCGAATTTGTAAATTCCACGAAAATGCGAAAGATCTGTATTCCTCTTCTGGACTCACTCTTGAGGTTTCTGCTATAAATAGAATGGGGTCTTATGATGCAGATTTTGGGTGGGGAGAGCCTTCATGGGTGACTTCCGCACCATCTTATAGAAATGAAATACTTCTCATTGAAACCAAATCTGGTGACGGCATTGAAGCATCGATGATGTTGGACGACCATCAATTGGCACTATTAGAACATGATCCTGACTTCCGAGCACACACCAGGTCTGGCCAGTCCGTTCATCAACCTCTTAAGAGGCAGTTAATTTGTAATTTGTGA
- the LOC119986823 gene encoding stemmadenine O-acetyltransferase-like — protein sequence MEIEIISRENIKPSSPTPTHLRTHVLSLLDQLAPPVYHSALLFYSANKAASISNSQRSQVLKQSLSRTLTLYYPLAGRNIDKFSIDCNDEGISYTVAKVGYKLCDYLKQPDFSKFPKFVPEEIIHCEMTPGCHLVKIQETMFACGGFALGIGTTHNIIDVTSFTAFLNAWGSMAREGAALSPDFSSSYIFPRNKSLPLDLIASTSMTRFFKEKSTFVGRRFVFEGPMISYLKAKATRLGVQKPTRAEVVVALLFKCIISASKAKSGGKKKSALLPTSVNLRRRAAPKFPDTSVGNILLIAPIKLNSEETDVRSFVSRMRDTFSPMNGDFVKSLQGEQGLKSLCEYLRRVGESYSKGISNEDEILVFTSWCNSGNYSVDFGWGKPLWYPACVPALGVPASGIQLVDTRSGDGIEAWVSLEEEIMGVVERDKELLSVASVDPSPLEIDSLNSKL from the coding sequence ATGGAGATTGAGATAATATCAAGAGAGAACATCAAACCCTCTTCTCCAACACCTACTCACCTTAGAACCCATGTCCTCAGTCTCCTTGATCAACTTGCACCTCCCGTTTATCATTCAGCCCTCCTATTTTATTCTGCAAACAAAGCTGCCTCCATATCCAACTCCCAGAGATCACAAGTTTTGAAACAATCGCTATCACGAACACTAACTCTCTATTATCCCCTCGCTGGAAGGAACATCGACAAATTTTCCATCGATTGTAATGATGAGGGGATTTCCTATACGGTGGCTAAAGTCGGTTACAAATTATGTGATTATCTCAAGCAACCTGATTTCTCAAAGTTTCCTAAATTTGTGCCAGAAGAAATCATTCACTGTGAGATGACTCCAGGTTGTCATCTTGTTAAGATACAAGAAACTATGTTTGCTTGTGGTGGTTTTGCATTAGGCATTGGTACTACACACAACATAATCGATGTAACATCTTTCACGGCATTCCTGAACGCTTGGGGTAGCATGGCGCGAGAAGGAGCAGCTCTATCTCCCGATTTCAGCTCCTCATATATCTTTCCTCGAAACAAATCATTGCCGCTAGATCTAATTGCCTCGACTTCAATGACTCGATTCTTTAAAGAAAAGAGCACCTTTGTCGGAAGGAGGTTTGTGTTTGAAGGACCAATGATAAGCTATCTTAAGGCCAAAGCAACGAGATTAGGTGTGCAGAAGCCAACGCGAGCAGAGGTAGTGGTTGCACTCCTGTTTAAATGCATCATCTCTGCATCCAAGGCAAAATCTGGTGGCAAGAAGAAGTCAGCTTTGTTACCAACTTCAGTGAACTTGCGACGAAGGGCTGCGCCAAAATTCCCAGATACAAGTGTGGGGAATATACTTTTGATTGCCCCGATAAAATTAAATAGTGAAGAAACAGATGTGCGTAGTTTCGTGTCCCGGATGAGAGACACATTTTCTCCAATGAATGGTGATTTTGTCAAGAGCCTTCAAGGGGAGCAAGGATTGAAGTCTCTTTGCGAATATTTGAGGAGGGTTGGTGAATCATATTCAAAGGGTATCTCCAATGAAGATGAAATACTTGTGTTTACTAGCTGGTGTAACTCAGGCAATTACAGTGTTGACTTTGGTTGGGGGAAGCCATTATGGTACCCAGCTTGTGTTCCTGCACTAGGAGTTCCGGCATCCGGGATTCAGCTGGTGGATACAAGGAGCGGTGATGGAATAGAAGCATGGGTGTCACTGGAAGAAGAAATCATGGGTGTGGTAGAACGAGACAAGGAACTCCTTTCAGTAGCCTCAGTGGATCCTAGTCCTCTTGAAATTGATTCGCTCAATTCAAAGCTTTGA
- the LOC119986824 gene encoding uncharacterized protein LOC119986824 — protein MYSLAPSTHHPPDPEQIPPKRRCLLQGLHPPPVQLIPDFIVEKILNEIPSIYDCPDKMIWMPNQNGNFTVKSAWLVTRQSNVFNPVYGYIWHDLIPIKIFIFMWKVLNNKLPVDENIKKKCISLVSKCDCCTNFPHVETVEHVLVEGSIACQVWFDQTQLTRGQIIGEIIDQIRVQFQCKVKTLHMELRDSNVSKLFCIPMRASSKGKVSILYWNPPPHDVTIINCDGSALNNPRDSGGGGVIRRSSGIFVAAFSNFYGSNSITFAEMMAIHEGINLAASLGLSNLLVESDSLIVINILSESMSRPWNLIYLKSYSQKLWISWGSQLFVLENRLPVVFLLGVVCKLIEEKM, from the exons ATGTATTCCCTTGCTCCTTCTACCCATCACCCACCGGATCCGGAACAAATACCACCAAAACGCCGCTGTCTCCTTCAGGGTCTTCACCCTCCCCCTGT acaGCTTATACCTGATTTCATAGTGGAGAAAATCCTCAATGAAATCCCTTCCATATATGATTGCCCTGATAAGATGATCTGGATGCCTAATCAAAATGGTAACTTCACGGTTAAGTCTGCATGGCTTGTCACTAGGCAGAGTAATGTTTTCAATCCAGTTTATGGCTATATTTGGCATGACTTAATTCCAATCAAGATTTTCATCTTCATGTGGAAAGTATTAAATAATAAGCTGCCTGTAGAtgaaaatattaagaaaaaatGTATTAGTCTTGTTTCTAAATGTGATTGCTGTACTAATTTTCCTCATGTTGAAACTGTGGAACATGTTCTAGTGGAAGGGTCCATTGCTTGTCAAGTATG GTTTGATCAAACTCAGCTTACTAGAGGGCAAATTATTGGGGAAATTATTGATCAAATCAGAGTTCAATTCCAGTGCAAAGTCAAGACTTTGCATATGGAACTCAGAGATTCAAATGTGAGTAAGCTCTTCTGTATTCCTATGAGAGCCAGCAGCAAAGGTAAGGTTTCTATTCTTTACTGGAACCCTCCTCCTCATGATGTTACTATAATTAATTGTGATGGTAGTGCCTTGAATAATCCTAGAGATTCAGGGGGTGGAGGTGTTATTAGACGTAGTTCTGGCATTTTTGTGGCtgctttctctaatttttatggctctaattcCATTACCTTTGCTGAGATGATGGCTATTCatgagggtataaatcttgCTGCTTCCTTAGGGCTCTCAAACCtgcttgttgaatctgattcattaattgttattaacATTCTTTCTGAGAGCATGAGTCGCCCTTGGAATCTGATTTACTTGAAGAGTTATAGCCAAAAATT ATGGATAAGTTGGGGATCCCAGCTTTTCGTATTAGAAAATAGGCTTCCAGTGGTTTTTCTGCTTGGTGTTGTTTG CAAATTGATTGAGGAGAAGATGTAA
- the LOC119986825 gene encoding BAHD acyltransferase BIA1-like has product MMKALSISMPESIAIYVTISNTPTISAFPKFLPDEIIYGEITRGDHVLMIQETLFSCGGIAIGIVASHKIFDATALCAFMKTWATIARDSIEGALAPDFSASSIFPQNHSFPEDLTTSALASVLYKNNMYVTKRFVFDGSILSNLNAKAASSIVPNPTHVEVAFAFIVKCMLSALKKIALMMSKSEGEGIELCDFVHQLREAVKAINDDVVKSFEGDEGSENLCGAMKEILELSLKSVSEGMALVLINCWCNLMDRT; this is encoded by the exons ATGATGAAGGCGCTTTCTATATCAATGCCAGAATCAATTGCAATTTATGTGACTATCTCAAACACCCCCACTATCTCAGCATTCCCCAAATTTTTGCCAGATGAGATTATTTACGGAGAAATAACTCGCGGAGATCATGTTCTAATGATTCAAGAAACTCTGTTTTCTTGTGGTGGCATTGCAATTGGTATTGTGGCTTCGCACAAGATTTTTGATGCAACTGCTCtttgtgcgttcatgaaaaCTTGGGCTACTATCGCTCGAGATTCAATTGAAGGAGCTCTGGCTCCAGATTTTAGTGCCTCATCAATATTCCCCCAAAACCATTCATTCCCAGAAGATCTAACCACTTCAGCTTTGGCAAGTGTATTGTATAAAAATAACATGTATGTTACAAAgaggtttgtgtttgatggATCAATCTTGAGCAATCTCAATGCCAAAGCAGCAAGCTCAATTGTGCCCAACCCGACACACGTAGAGGTTGCCTTTGCATTCATTGTTAAATGCATGCTGTCTGCATTGAAGAAG ATAGCGCTCATGATGTCAAAATCAGAGGGTGAGGGAATAGAGCTATGCGATTTCGTCCACCAGTTGAGGGAAGCTGTTAAGGCAATCAACGATGACGTTGTGAAGAGCTTTGAAGGAGATGAAGGATCGGAAAATCTTTGTGGGGCCATGAAAGAGATTCTTGAATTATCTTTGAAGTCTGTATCCGAAGGAATGGCTCTTGTCCTGATTAATTGCTGGTGCAacttgatggatcgtacttaa
- the LOC119986826 gene encoding uncharacterized protein LOC119986826: MSTIKTVYNARQKFQTTEKVGKTQMQVVMFILHPYIMHIQDIKPDGNYGFRAIAVYLGLDEDAWATIRYNLIEELHIFRTQYVAIFGSDGQWTRVYNSLNFFTLDRGASIEHWMAMSDMDLLIASKFNVKLHILSAAQSFKYFTLRSTPPPSYQLVAIAIGYVNNNHYVQVVLTEGYPMPPIMPQWVHFRHDCATTWATPYAERIHAYM; encoded by the coding sequence ATGTCTACCATTAAGACCGTATATAATGCACGCCAGAAATTTCAAACTACAGAGAAAGTCGGTAAAACCCAGATGCAAGTTGTAATGTTTATACtacatccttacattatgcATATACAAGACATAAAACCTGATGGAAATTACGGTTTTCGGGCGATAGCTGTCTATCTTGGTCTTGATGAAGATGCATGGGCAACTATCCGATATAACCTAATAGAAGAGTTGCACATATTCAGAACACAGTATGTTGCAATATTTGGCAGTGATGGCCAGTGGACTCGTGtttacaactcactgaacttctttACATTAGATAGAGGAGCATCGATTGAGCATTGGATGGCTATGTCAGACATGgatctcttgattgcttcaaagttcaatgtGAAATTACACATTTTAAGTGCTGCACAAAGCTTCAAGTATTTTACACTTCGATCTACTCCACCACCGTCATATCAACTTGTTGCTATCGCTATTGGgtacgtaaataataatcactatgTCCAGGTTGTATTGACagagggttacccgatgcctcccattatgcctCAATGGGTTCATTTCAGGCATGATTGTGCAACTACATGGGCTACCCCATATGCGGAGCGAATTCATGCGTACATGTAG
- the LOC119986827 gene encoding uncharacterized protein LOC119986827 — protein sequence MHVQGVKPDGNYGFRAIAVCLGLHEDAWATIRYNLIEELHIFRTQYVVIFGCDDQWTSVYNSLNFFTLDRGAPIEHWMTMSDMGLLIASKFNVILHVLSAAQSFTYFPLRSTPPPSYRHVAIAIGYVNNNHYVQVALTEGYPMPTIMPQWVHFRHDCATT from the coding sequence ATGCATGTACAAGGCGTAAAACCTGATGGAAATTATGGCTTTCGGGCGATAGCTGTCTGTCTTGGTCTTCACGAAGATGCATGGGCAACTATCCGATATAACCTAATAGAAGAGTTGCACATATTCAGAACACAATATGTTGTAATATTTGGCTGTGATGACCAGTGGACTAGTGtttacaactcactgaacttctttACATTAGATAGAGGAGCGCCgattgagcattggatgactaTGTCAGACatgggtctcttgattgcttcaaagttcaatgtGATATTACACGTTTTAAGTGCTGCACAGAGCTTCACGTATTTTCCACTTCGATCTACTCCACCACCGTCGTATCGACATGTTGCTATCGCTATCGGgtacgtaaataataatcactacgtcCAGGTTGCATTGACAGAGGGTTACCCAATGCCTACCATTATGCCTCAATGGGTTCACTTCAGGCATGATTGTGCAACTACATAG
- the LOC119986828 gene encoding (13S,14R)-1,13-dihydroxy-N-methylcanadine 13-O-acetyltransferase AT1-like produces the protein MSVESHLVTLKDSLSKSLTRFYPLAGRINSDSTTIDCNDEGALFRQAKVSCDMDDFLGQVSSEFELLYRLLPCQLTCPEGVEKVAQVAIQANVFVCGGIALGMCLLYRIVDGTTFGAFIRAWAEIARTNIKAFGGQEQVCDSSSMFPPNERPLLATICALFWKCLASSTASTSVFINFVNIRKRLDPPLPALSLGNIYWLAIAVDDQITKSGKSDENKKELPYFVHLLRNSIKRIDSKYLKNFQGEQGFERICKFHENAKELYSKSGLTLEVSALNRMAFYDADFGWGEPSWMTSAPSYRNEILLIETKSGDGIEASMMLDDHQLAILEHDPDFRAHTRSGRSVHQPAKRQLICNL, from the exons ATGTCCGTGGAGAGCCACTTGGTCACCCTCAAAGATTCGTTATCAAAATCCCTAACTCGCTTTTACCCTTTGGCAGGGAGGATCAATAGTGATTCTACCACCATTGATTGTAACGATGAAGGAGCTCTATTTAGACAAGCCAAAGTAAGTTGTGATATGGATGATTTTCTTGGTCAGGTCTCTTCAGAATTTGAGTTATTATACAGGTTGCTTCCATGCCAACTTACTTGTCCGGAGGGCGTGGAAAAGGTGGCGCAAGTAGCAATCCAAGCCAACGTATTCGTATGCGGTGGTATTGCTTTAGGGATGTGTCTCCTGTACAGAATCGTGGATGGAACCACTTTTGGTGCTTTCATCAGAGCATGGGCGGAGATTGCTCGTACCAACATCAAGGCTTTTGGTGGTCAAGAACAAGTGTGTGATAGTTCTTCCATGTTCCCACCAAATGAAC GTCCGCTACTTGCCACTATCTGTGCACTTTTCTGGAAATGCCTGGCCAGTAGTACTGCTTCCACATCTGTGTTCATCAATTTTGTTAATATACGGAAAAGGTTAGATCCTCCATTACCCGCTCTCTCTCTGGGAAATATTTATTGGCTGGCGATCGCGgtagatgaccaaattactaAGAGTGGTAAAAGTGATGAGAATAAGAAGGAACTACCTTACTTTGTCCATCTTCTGAGGAACTCCATCAAGAGAATTGATTCCAAGTATTTGAAGAATTTCCAAGGTGAACAAGGGTTTGAGCGAATTTGTAAATTCCATGAAAATGCGAAAGAATTGTATTCCAAGTCAGGACTCACTCTTGAGGTTTCAGCTTTAAATAGAATGGCGTTTTATGATGCAGATTTTGGGTGGGGAGAGCCTTCATGGATGACTTCCGCACCATCTTATAGAAATGAAATACTTCTCATTGAAACCAAATCTGGTGACGGCATTGAAGCATCGATGATGTTGGATGACCATCAATTGGCAATATTAGAACATGATCCTGACTTCCGAGCACACACCAGGTCTGGCCGGTCCGTTCATCAACCTGCTAAGAGGCAGTTAATTTGTAATTTGTGA